The Fictibacillus arsenicus genome contains a region encoding:
- a CDS encoding MFS transporter translates to MAQATALAEHKLESLFKQRSFLFIWAITICSSFSIAIFQFSQSWYVVKTLDKEASLGIVFIAANVPRILFMAIGGVLADRISRTKILYAANFLRTIVLCSLLVMLATGHLSLLSFIIFGFLFGALDAFVWPANGSLLPNVVDNSQLTRANSVIQTTQQSSLILGPMIGGLLVASSGGYMLSFGVPAVMLLISAILAYLLNIPASESSGTKKPGMWQSIMEGIDVVKQSSFLKALFLSTIFLNVFVVGPLMMGLPIFVKNILDGSALDFSFIEGSMAAGMLISSVIIGILNIKKRRGLMVTFSLFTMNIFFFWFSQSSSLYVCMMAIFFIGVTFPATNIPLISAVQSSVDKKLLGRLMGLLTMASMGLAPLSLAVTSMLISYGFTIDNIMAGGALSLIIVNTIIMWKLPALRKME, encoded by the coding sequence ATGGCACAAGCCACTGCATTAGCTGAACATAAATTAGAATCGCTTTTTAAACAGCGTTCCTTTTTGTTTATTTGGGCAATAACCATTTGTTCTTCTTTCTCTATCGCAATTTTTCAATTTTCACAAAGCTGGTACGTAGTTAAAACTCTTGATAAAGAAGCATCATTGGGAATCGTTTTTATAGCTGCAAACGTACCTCGTATTTTATTTATGGCGATCGGAGGTGTTTTAGCAGATAGGATCAGCAGGACAAAAATCTTATACGCAGCAAATTTTCTAAGAACGATTGTGCTGTGCAGTCTGCTCGTCATGCTGGCAACAGGGCATCTATCCCTCTTGTCTTTTATCATTTTCGGTTTTCTATTCGGTGCCTTGGATGCTTTTGTATGGCCGGCAAATGGCTCCCTGCTGCCAAATGTCGTTGATAACTCTCAGTTAACACGTGCTAATTCGGTAATCCAAACTACACAGCAAAGCTCGCTTATACTTGGACCGATGATCGGCGGATTGCTCGTTGCCTCAAGCGGCGGCTATATGCTCTCCTTTGGTGTACCAGCAGTCATGTTACTGATCTCAGCGATCCTTGCCTATTTATTAAATATTCCCGCTTCTGAAAGTTCAGGAACAAAGAAGCCAGGTATGTGGCAGTCCATTATGGAAGGAATCGATGTTGTAAAACAGTCTTCTTTTCTAAAAGCTTTATTTTTAAGCACCATCTTTCTTAACGTTTTTGTTGTAGGTCCGTTAATGATGGGGCTTCCTATTTTCGTTAAGAATATCCTCGACGGCAGTGCACTTGATTTTAGTTTCATTGAAGGCTCTATGGCTGCAGGGATGCTCATCAGTTCAGTTATTATCGGTATTCTTAACATCAAAAAAAGAAGAGGCTTAATGGTTACCTTCTCTTTGTTTACAATGAACATTTTCTTTTTCTGGTTTAGCCAGAGCTCTTCACTATATGTTTGTATGATGGCGATCTTTTTTATCGGGGTTACCTTCCCTGCGACCAATATTCCTCTCATCTCAGCGGTTCAGTCTTCTGTAGATAAAAAGCTGCTTGGAAGGCTGATGGGACTTTTAACTATGGCAAGCATGGGGCTTGCCCCCTTATCTCTAGCTGTTACTTCCATGCTGATCTCATACGGTTTTACAATTGATAACATTATGGCTGGCGGAGCACTCTCTTTAATTATTGTTAACACGATAATCATGTGGAAACTTCCTGCATTAAGAAAAATGGAATAG
- a CDS encoding NAD-dependent epimerase/dehydratase family protein, whose amino-acid sequence MKVLIIGGTRFLGRHLAESFLKNKHEVTLFHRGKTAAPGFFQGVEEIIGDREHDLSLLENKNWDAVLDTCGYFPRQVRKTAEALHHNVSSYIFVSSVSVYEDQSVRYLTEEAKTAVLKDPDTTEMGENYGALKAACEKEVLNVFGENALIIRPGLIVGPHDYTDRFTYWPHRGTRGGEILVPEMKDPTIRFIDARDLADWTVRMAENQENGVYQAVGGCYNFNHFVQKCITDQNDASIVPVPESFLLEEKVGEWVEMPLWIASEEYRGLDYADDSKAINKGLVFRPMEETIQDTAAWSRSRDIDSDQWKAGLHPDKEATLLKKWKQKVE is encoded by the coding sequence ATGAAAGTATTGATCATTGGCGGAACACGTTTTTTAGGCAGGCACTTGGCGGAATCTTTTTTAAAAAATAAACATGAAGTCACTTTGTTTCATAGAGGAAAAACCGCAGCCCCTGGTTTTTTTCAAGGAGTAGAAGAAATTATCGGAGACCGTGAACACGATCTTTCCCTTCTAGAAAATAAAAACTGGGACGCAGTACTAGATACTTGCGGGTATTTTCCGAGACAAGTAAGGAAAACTGCAGAAGCACTTCATCACAATGTTTCTTCTTATATATTTGTGTCATCTGTATCCGTATATGAAGATCAATCTGTCCGTTATTTAACAGAAGAAGCTAAAACAGCTGTCCTAAAAGATCCGGACACAACTGAAATGGGTGAAAATTATGGGGCATTGAAAGCTGCTTGCGAAAAAGAAGTCCTAAACGTATTTGGCGAAAATGCATTGATCATTCGTCCTGGATTGATTGTTGGTCCTCATGATTATACCGACCGCTTTACCTATTGGCCACACAGGGGGACGCGCGGCGGAGAAATTCTTGTACCAGAAATGAAAGATCCGACAATTCGTTTTATAGATGCACGAGATTTGGCGGATTGGACAGTACGTATGGCAGAAAATCAGGAAAATGGTGTGTATCAAGCGGTTGGCGGTTGTTATAACTTTAATCATTTCGTTCAAAAGTGTATCACTGATCAAAACGATGCAAGCATTGTGCCTGTTCCAGAATCTTTTTTATTGGAAGAAAAAGTAGGAGAATGGGTTGAGATGCCCCTTTGGATCGCAAGTGAGGAATATCGGGGACTTGATTACGCTGATGACTCTAAAGCCATAAATAAAGGACTCGTTTTTCGTCCAATGGAAGAAACTATTCAGGATACAGCTGCTTGGTCACGATCAAGAGATATAGATTCTGACCAATGGAAAGCCGGGTTACATCCTGATAAAGAGGCCACCTTACTGAAGAAGTGGAAGCAAAAAGTGGAGTAA
- a CDS encoding ArsR/SmtB family transcription factor, with product MQEIYHIREIEQLKVISDPLRIKILWEILDEAKTGKMLADILEIPAPKIHYHLKEMERVGLLIVERTEEKNGIIQKFYRPVAQSFSITEILPDQRNAVKDELSDALKENILVSLDKTKSMIRKLDPEVLAYTDSPLKFGYRHVKLSPDQVKQLHEKAKEISELISEFKKNEQEEGEMYHYFMLSFPLKDTPYPEEEID from the coding sequence ATGCAAGAAATATATCACATTCGTGAGATCGAACAATTAAAGGTAATCAGTGATCCGCTGCGCATTAAAATTCTTTGGGAGATACTTGACGAGGCAAAGACCGGCAAAATGCTTGCCGATATCCTGGAAATACCTGCTCCAAAGATTCATTATCATCTGAAAGAGATGGAACGCGTTGGCTTATTAATTGTGGAAAGAACCGAAGAAAAGAATGGAATTATACAAAAGTTCTACAGACCTGTCGCTCAATCTTTTTCAATTACGGAAATCCTGCCTGATCAGCGTAATGCTGTAAAAGATGAACTTTCTGATGCATTAAAGGAGAATATTCTCGTTTCATTGGATAAAACAAAATCTATGATTAGAAAGCTGGATCCTGAAGTTCTAGCGTACACCGATTCTCCACTCAAATTTGGATATAGGCACGTTAAGCTCTCTCCGGATCAAGTAAAACAGCTTCATGAAAAAGCAAAAGAAATTTCAGAGCTAATTTCGGAATTTAAAAAGAATGAACAGGAAGAAGGTGAAATGTACCACTACTTCATGCTTTCGTTTCCATTAAAAGATACACCTTACCCAGAAGAGGAGATTGATTGA
- the cls gene encoding cardiolipin synthase, whose product MKRMKRIWEFFLTVLLLICLYIVFFAEGYVIIKTVFGLLYIAVILYTIYSLMLENRTAQHTLLWIYVLILFPFIGYMFYLYSGQLYLKGHLFKSKRKNDRDEWIRVSKQDEKPDFSDLKRHQQCFATHAHHITLTKINRHTGTKILKNGQETFPEIIRRLQEAKEYIHIQYYIFRSDRLGKDIIDLLIKKANEGVKVRFLFDGVGSLSLQQYDMDRMKKAGILVEAFLPVRYGFFNQKLNFRNHRKIIVIDGKVGFVGGLNVGVEYLGEDPDIGFWRDTHMVMEGEAVQVLHAIFLLDWEYVCGEDLLEDSHLTEAYPADGDGVVHVVASGPDTQLGIMSDLYYSLISCAEKSIWIATPYFVPNEAIRTALRVAAKKGVQVRLMVPEINDGFLTQYATRSYFPELLRSGIEIYSYQKGFLHQKVIIIDGDTASIGTANMDMRSFHLNFEVNVFLLNTKSVNDLVEQYEEDIEESTKVRPVEFYKRGLWERTKESFARLFSGVL is encoded by the coding sequence ATGAAGCGAATGAAACGAATCTGGGAATTCTTCCTTACTGTACTATTGCTTATCTGTTTATACATCGTGTTCTTTGCAGAAGGATATGTCATCATTAAAACGGTATTCGGGCTCCTGTATATTGCGGTGATTTTGTATACGATCTATTCGTTAATGCTGGAAAACAGAACCGCACAGCACACACTCTTATGGATTTACGTACTTATATTATTTCCTTTTATCGGATATATGTTTTATCTGTATTCAGGACAGCTTTATCTAAAAGGACATCTGTTCAAGTCTAAACGTAAAAATGATCGTGATGAATGGATCAGGGTTTCGAAACAAGATGAAAAGCCTGATTTCAGTGATTTGAAAAGACATCAGCAATGCTTTGCCACGCATGCGCATCACATCACATTAACAAAAATTAATCGTCATACCGGAACTAAGATACTGAAGAACGGGCAAGAAACTTTTCCCGAAATTATTAGAAGACTGCAAGAGGCGAAAGAGTACATACATATTCAATATTATATCTTTCGCTCTGACCGTCTCGGGAAGGATATCATCGATCTTTTAATCAAAAAAGCAAATGAGGGTGTTAAGGTAAGATTCCTATTTGATGGAGTAGGCAGTTTGTCGCTGCAGCAGTATGATATGGACCGTATGAAAAAAGCAGGAATTCTCGTAGAAGCCTTCCTGCCGGTAAGGTACGGATTTTTTAACCAGAAGCTAAACTTTAGAAATCACAGAAAAATTATCGTGATTGACGGCAAGGTTGGATTTGTTGGTGGTTTGAACGTTGGAGTTGAGTATTTAGGAGAAGACCCTGATATCGGATTTTGGCGCGATACTCACATGGTGATGGAAGGGGAAGCTGTCCAAGTTCTGCATGCGATATTCCTGTTGGACTGGGAATATGTATGTGGAGAAGATCTTCTGGAAGATTCCCATTTAACGGAAGCCTATCCTGCAGATGGGGATGGGGTCGTACATGTTGTTGCGAGTGGTCCAGATACCCAGTTGGGAATCATGAGTGATTTGTATTATTCATTGATCTCATGTGCGGAAAAATCAATTTGGATCGCCACACCGTATTTTGTTCCGAATGAAGCTATTCGGACTGCATTAAGGGTAGCTGCAAAAAAAGGAGTACAGGTCCGATTGATGGTACCAGAAATCAATGATGGATTTTTAACTCAATATGCAACGCGTTCTTATTTCCCTGAGCTGCTCCGTTCAGGTATAGAGATCTATTCGTATCAAAAAGGGTTTTTGCATCAGAAAGTTATCATCATTGACGGAGATACTGCATCGATCGGAACAGCGAATATGGATATGAGAAGCTTCCATCTGAATTTCGAAGTAAACGTATTTTTGCTTAACACAAAGTCAGTTAACGACCTCGTTGAACAATATGAAGAAGACATAGAAGAATCAACAAAGGTCCGTCCTGTAGAATTTTATAAAAGAGGGTTATGGGAAAGGACAAAAGAATCATTCGCCCGCCTTTTCTCTGGTGTTCTCTAA
- a CDS encoding potassium channel family protein, with translation MKKQFAVIGLGRFGGSICREFAKMGYDVLAIDNDMEKVNEFATVATQAVQANATDEKVMKSLGIRNFNHVIVSIGEDIQASILTTLLLKESGVNKVWVKAQNDYHHKVLEKLGADRIIHPERDMALRVAQLISSEKIIDFIELSHEHSIVEIGVTDKLVNKTLTDLDVRARFGCNIVAIKRGDDILVSPIADVSLQYGDVLVVIGRNEDLNRFEDEGV, from the coding sequence ATGAAAAAACAGTTTGCAGTAATAGGATTAGGCCGTTTTGGGGGCAGCATATGCCGGGAGTTTGCAAAAATGGGGTATGATGTACTCGCGATTGATAATGATATGGAAAAGGTCAATGAATTTGCGACAGTTGCCACTCAAGCCGTTCAAGCTAATGCGACAGATGAAAAGGTAATGAAATCGCTTGGGATCAGGAATTTTAACCATGTTATCGTCTCGATCGGTGAAGATATTCAAGCAAGTATCTTAACAACTCTTTTATTAAAAGAATCAGGTGTAAATAAGGTATGGGTAAAAGCTCAAAATGACTATCACCATAAAGTATTGGAAAAACTAGGAGCAGACCGAATTATTCACCCAGAACGCGATATGGCACTTAGGGTTGCTCAGCTTATCTCTTCAGAAAAGATTATCGACTTTATTGAACTGTCCCATGAACATAGTATTGTAGAGATTGGTGTTACAGATAAATTAGTGAATAAAACATTGACAGATTTAGACGTTCGAGCTCGCTTCGGATGTAATATCGTTGCGATTAAGCGCGGTGATGACATTCTAGTCTCTCCGATTGCAGATGTATCTCTTCAATATGGAGATGTCCTCGTGGTGATTGGACGCAATGAAGACTTGAACCGCTTTGAGGATGAGGGAGTGTAA
- a CDS encoding PAS domain-containing sensor histidine kinase has translation MNKQYEEIDIKRIADFQSTLSHCPIHLFGLKREDKGDYIFTHSSGAMYDALGVSDKPVPGTKLYELHSKELVSSWTPQIEKAFSGETQTADIEVAAHTVRTTLYPVSGENRVIGTSYMVSLRDQSESIRDNKFKQLFNHALEAIILCRSNMEIAEVNERACELLELSREELIGKNAETFFMENGRDVIQKKWGEVMHGKKISGEFRYRTPGGYFKEIEYSCEKDMVDFLHVTILKDVTDQKLTEQKLLKAETLNVVGELAAGVAHEIRNPLTSLKGFVQLIQNQTDDFNQYLSIILSEVDRIEHIIKEFLVLSKSNSQNFELTCIKAIIKDTVDLLNTQAIMKNIEILTEFEDGIPLLFCDSMQLKQVFINFIKNAIEASSIGNKVDVTIKMCPDSEYVQIKICDYGCGMEESVLKKIGKPFFTTKDEGTGLGLMVSNNIIKHHNGKLDVQSEKGIGTKFIISLPINQQN, from the coding sequence ATGAACAAGCAATATGAAGAAATTGATATAAAACGTATTGCAGATTTTCAAAGTACACTTTCACATTGCCCCATCCATCTATTTGGACTGAAAAGAGAAGACAAAGGTGATTATATATTTACTCATTCTTCTGGTGCGATGTATGATGCTCTTGGAGTTTCCGATAAACCAGTACCCGGGACCAAGCTTTATGAACTGCATTCAAAAGAACTAGTATCAAGCTGGACGCCTCAAATAGAAAAAGCTTTCTCAGGAGAAACGCAGACAGCAGATATAGAAGTAGCAGCTCATACAGTCCGCACTACATTGTATCCTGTTTCAGGTGAGAATCGAGTTATTGGCACTTCTTACATGGTATCTTTAAGAGATCAGTCTGAGAGTATTCGTGATAATAAATTTAAACAGTTGTTTAATCATGCACTTGAGGCAATTATTTTATGCCGTTCAAATATGGAAATCGCAGAAGTAAACGAAAGAGCTTGTGAGTTATTGGAACTATCCAGAGAAGAATTGATAGGAAAGAATGCCGAGACCTTTTTTATGGAGAATGGCAGAGATGTTATCCAAAAAAAATGGGGAGAGGTTATGCACGGCAAAAAAATCTCAGGGGAGTTTCGGTATAGAACGCCTGGAGGTTATTTTAAAGAGATAGAATACTCTTGTGAAAAAGATATGGTCGATTTTTTGCATGTGACGATTCTTAAAGACGTTACAGATCAAAAATTAACAGAACAAAAACTCTTGAAAGCAGAAACACTAAATGTTGTGGGAGAACTTGCGGCAGGGGTGGCTCATGAGATTCGTAATCCATTAACTTCCTTAAAGGGATTTGTTCAGCTTATCCAAAATCAAACGGATGATTTTAATCAGTATTTATCCATTATTTTATCTGAGGTTGATAGGATTGAACATATCATCAAGGAATTTTTGGTTTTATCCAAAAGCAATTCACAAAACTTTGAATTGACTTGTATTAAGGCGATTATAAAAGATACAGTTGATCTATTGAACACACAGGCCATAATGAAGAACATCGAGATCTTAACTGAATTCGAAGATGGAATCCCGCTTTTATTTTGTGATTCAATGCAATTAAAACAAGTTTTTATCAACTTTATTAAAAACGCAATTGAAGCTTCTTCGATAGGGAATAAAGTAGATGTGACAATAAAGATGTGCCCGGATTCAGAATATGTTCAGATAAAAATATGTGATTACGGATGCGGTATGGAAGAATCGGTTTTAAAAAAGATCGGAAAACCCTTTTTCACAACTAAGGATGAAGGAACAGGGCTAGGTTTAATGGTCAGCAATAACATTATTAAACATCATAACGGCAAGCTTGATGTGCAGAGCGAAAAAGGGATCGGAACAAAATTTATTATCTCTTTGCCTATAAATCAGCAAAATTAA
- a CDS encoding CAP domain-containing protein, with amino-acid sequence MKKLVVASVLGASLFGANAGISEAASTCPFASLNNNQQQAQAAPAPQQQEQQAAPAPAPAPAPAPAPQQEQTKAPAEEAPKAETSAELTADEQQMLNLVNQEREKQGLPALKADPELTKVARVKAKDMIDNNYFDHNSPTYGSPFDMLKQFGVEYKTAGENLAGNSSVDGAHTSLMNSQGHRENILKSDYTNVGIGVVDGGQYGKMFVQLFKG; translated from the coding sequence ATGAAAAAATTAGTAGTAGCATCAGTATTGGGCGCTTCCCTATTCGGCGCAAACGCAGGAATCTCAGAAGCGGCATCTACATGCCCATTTGCTTCTTTAAATAATAATCAGCAGCAAGCACAAGCTGCACCAGCTCCACAACAACAAGAGCAACAAGCTGCACCGGCTCCGGCACCGGCTCCAGCTCCGGCTCCAGCACCTCAGCAAGAGCAGACTAAAGCTCCAGCTGAAGAAGCACCAAAAGCTGAAACAAGTGCAGAACTTACTGCAGATGAGCAGCAAATGCTTAATCTTGTAAACCAAGAACGTGAAAAGCAAGGTTTACCAGCATTAAAAGCTGATCCAGAATTAACAAAAGTAGCTCGTGTTAAAGCAAAAGACATGATCGACAACAACTATTTCGATCACAACTCACCTACTTATGGTTCTCCATTTGATATGTTGAAGCAGTTTGGTGTGGAATATAAGACAGCTGGCGAAAACCTAGCAGGAAACTCTTCTGTTGATGGTGCTCACACTAGCTTAATGAACTCTCAAGGTCACCGTGAAAACATCTTAAAATCTGACTACACAAACGTTGGTATCGGTGTAGTTGACGGTGGACAATATGGTAAAATGTTCGTTCAATTATTCAAAGGGTAA
- a CDS encoding undecaprenyl-diphosphate phosphatase, translated as MDWLEALILGIVQGLTEFLPVSSTGHLLLGRQIFNLEEAGLFLDSMLHIGTLLAVMTVYWKDILQVIKKPFSKTGILLIAGTIPTAIIGLAFKDFFEEISKTGITVGWEFLVTGLLLWWADSFKRNGYKGIEEITIRDALVIGTFQGAAILPAVSRSGLTIAAALFCKIDKKAAAYFSFLLSIPSIAGGVVLQSKDLFTSTAPSIAYSSLLIGTIASALFGYIAVKWMIKLLQTGTLKGFAIYVWLIGLIVLGLQFSGKM; from the coding sequence ATGGACTGGCTTGAAGCCCTTATATTAGGTATTGTACAAGGATTAACAGAATTCTTGCCGGTAAGTTCAACTGGGCATCTGCTGCTGGGAAGACAGATCTTCAATCTGGAAGAAGCGGGACTATTTCTCGACAGCATGCTTCATATCGGTACATTGCTTGCTGTTATGACGGTTTATTGGAAAGATATTCTACAAGTCATAAAAAAGCCATTTAGCAAAACAGGAATATTACTTATTGCCGGTACCATTCCAACGGCTATTATTGGACTTGCTTTTAAGGACTTCTTTGAAGAAATTTCAAAAACCGGTATAACGGTTGGATGGGAGTTCTTGGTAACAGGGCTGTTGCTTTGGTGGGCAGATTCTTTTAAACGAAACGGTTATAAAGGAATAGAGGAGATAACGATCCGGGATGCTCTTGTAATTGGTACCTTTCAGGGTGCGGCTATTCTGCCAGCGGTTTCGCGTTCTGGTCTGACGATTGCGGCAGCCTTGTTTTGTAAGATTGATAAAAAAGCCGCAGCTTACTTTTCTTTTCTTTTATCGATTCCGTCAATCGCTGGCGGAGTGGTTCTGCAGTCTAAAGATCTTTTTACTTCAACAGCACCTTCCATAGCTTACTCATCCTTACTTATCGGTACAATCGCCTCCGCTTTATTCGGATACATCGCTGTAAAATGGATGATTAAATTATTACAAACCGGTACTTTAAAAGGCTTTGCAATCTATGTGTGGCTGATCGGTTTAATCGTTCTTGGATTGCAATTTTCAGGAAAAATGTAA
- the spoIIP gene encoding stage II sporulation protein P, with translation MFTPQLNMKRLPLLLVGAMLFIVIATSFITSFEHKYRLSSSTMHKWLTEFSGEALVYFIGWENRYFTQELPKESEPPALSSILLELSTSIKPGDIRSLLGNELPGFALYDSTIIVAGEGTDYTNIGYESPPPMELLLSGEDAEVKDIERLEDPEPSEPQNPPGQTTDGKKVAYIYHSHSWESFLPHLKGVTNPDHAIHSKVNITMVGKKLGEELESRGIGAAVDMTDMTEFLRKNNADYRKSYPMSRTLVESAMANNNDLELIFDLHRDSSRRKTTTATIDGKSYAKVLFVIGKGNPNYEKNQAAAQEIHKILNEKYPSLSRGVIGKNKSEGTNGVYNQDMHENALLIEFGGVDNNMDELYRSAEAIAEAVAEYYWKQKDVKAE, from the coding sequence ATGTTTACCCCGCAATTAAATATGAAACGTTTACCGCTTTTATTAGTTGGAGCCATGCTTTTTATTGTCATTGCCACTAGTTTCATCACATCCTTTGAGCACAAGTACAGGCTGAGCTCGTCCACCATGCATAAGTGGTTAACCGAGTTTTCAGGGGAAGCACTCGTATATTTTATAGGCTGGGAAAATCGATATTTCACACAGGAACTGCCGAAAGAGAGTGAACCTCCAGCCTTATCCAGTATCTTGCTTGAGCTTTCTACAAGTATTAAGCCTGGTGATATTAGAAGCTTGCTTGGAAATGAGCTGCCCGGGTTTGCACTTTATGATTCAACGATCATTGTTGCAGGGGAAGGGACAGACTATACAAACATCGGTTATGAATCACCGCCGCCGATGGAGCTGCTCTTGAGCGGTGAAGATGCGGAAGTAAAGGATATCGAAAGGCTCGAGGATCCGGAACCATCTGAACCTCAAAATCCTCCAGGACAAACAACGGATGGGAAAAAAGTAGCCTACATTTATCATTCTCACAGCTGGGAATCATTCTTGCCGCATCTAAAGGGAGTGACAAACCCTGATCATGCCATTCATTCTAAGGTGAACATCACGATGGTAGGGAAGAAGCTCGGTGAAGAGCTTGAATCCAGAGGAATCGGAGCAGCAGTTGATATGACAGACATGACTGAGTTCCTAAGAAAGAACAATGCGGATTACCGCAAGAGCTATCCGATGTCGAGGACTCTTGTGGAAAGTGCGATGGCAAACAATAACGATTTGGAATTAATCTTTGACCTGCATCGGGATTCTTCACGCAGGAAGACCACCACAGCCACGATAGATGGGAAATCTTATGCAAAAGTGCTGTTTGTCATCGGTAAAGGGAATCCGAATTACGAGAAGAACCAAGCAGCAGCTCAAGAGATTCACAAAATACTAAATGAAAAGTACCCCAGCCTAAGCAGGGGAGTCATCGGAAAAAATAAATCTGAGGGAACTAATGGGGTGTACAACCAAGACATGCATGAAAATGCGCTATTGATCGAATTTGGCGGAGTCGATAATAACATGGATGAATTGTACAGAAGTGCTGAAGCGATCGCGGAAGCAGTCGCAGAATACTATTGGAAGCAAAAAGATGTGAAAGCTGAATAA
- a CDS encoding MarR family winged helix-turn-helix transcriptional regulator, producing MGDKDLKSYVERLERVHYIVSKRLHPEIAIEKELTKTQFVLLKTLCVRNKWTVSKLAEYMGVKPSAITVGADRLYKRGFVRRYRSELDRRIVYLEITDEGHEILREAENERVNSISDYLNHLSSEELGTFIDIYEKLANGTQPATDDYVLSSKTS from the coding sequence ATGGGGGATAAGGATCTAAAATCCTATGTGGAGAGGTTAGAAAGAGTACATTACATTGTTTCAAAGCGGCTGCACCCGGAAATTGCGATTGAAAAAGAATTAACGAAGACACAATTTGTTCTTTTGAAAACATTATGTGTAAGAAATAAGTGGACAGTTTCAAAATTAGCCGAATATATGGGTGTTAAGCCAAGTGCAATTACTGTGGGGGCAGATCGATTGTACAAGCGTGGTTTTGTACGCCGATACCGAAGTGAACTGGACCGTCGAATTGTATATCTTGAAATCACAGACGAAGGACATGAAATTTTGAGAGAAGCTGAAAATGAGAGAGTGAACTCTATCAGTGACTACCTTAATCATTTGTCATCAGAAGAACTAGGAACTTTTATAGATATTTATGAAAAGCTTGCTAACGGTACACAGCCAGCCACAGATGATTATGTGCTTTCCTCGAAGACCAGCTGA
- a CDS encoding histidine phosphatase family protein yields the protein MKIIAVRHCKATGQEIEAPLTEEGLQQAKELARFLKGYQFDCVISSPFKRAADTIKPYAELTHTKIKTDDRLSERILSTQTDPDWDWRSHLKRTYNEEHLKFPGGESTFEAKQRIQSLIHELKDAGHNSVLLVTHGNLMSLLINLYEPSFGFKEWELLNNPDVFMIDVQNNDVTNLWVK from the coding sequence ATGAAAATTATAGCTGTTAGACATTGTAAGGCAACAGGACAAGAAATTGAAGCGCCATTAACGGAAGAAGGCTTGCAGCAAGCAAAGGAACTTGCACGTTTTCTTAAAGGATATCAATTCGACTGTGTAATATCGAGTCCTTTCAAGAGAGCTGCAGATACCATAAAACCATACGCCGAATTAACTCATACCAAAATTAAAACGGATGACCGGTTATCCGAGCGTATCCTTTCCACTCAAACAGATCCAGATTGGGATTGGAGATCTCATTTAAAACGGACATATAATGAAGAACATTTAAAGTTTCCTGGCGGAGAATCTACATTTGAAGCAAAACAGAGAATTCAGTCACTCATACATGAACTAAAGGATGCCGGCCATAATTCTGTATTGCTTGTAACACATGGAAACTTAATGAGTTTATTAATTAATTTATACGAGCCGTCCTTTGGATTTAAAGAATGGGAACTCTTAAATAACCCTGATGTATTCATGATTGATGTTCAAAATAATGATGTAACCAACTTGTGGGTCAAATAA